From Vitis vinifera cultivar Pinot Noir 40024 chromosome 5, ASM3070453v1, the proteins below share one genomic window:
- the LOC100266501 gene encoding uncharacterized protein LOC100266501 gives MEEQKNRREMETQQPWRSLRFSFRNATIIVCFLNLIAALLLLQGFLSSASTRKFSTPRPDTVQLNYIKESEEMRRAMEPLELIKRVREITQEAYVEAEIVQPKDTKQTAAEDLSKRLKDSRSFSDAASQKALEEWRKRKMERARQRQLEKN, from the exons ATGGAAGAACAGAAGAATAGGAGAGAGATGGAGACACAGCAGCCGTGGAGGTCGCTGAGATTCTCATTCAGAAATGCAACAATCATAGTCTGTTTCCTCAATCTCATAGCTGCTCTTCTCTTGCTTCAGGGTTTTCTCTCTTCTGCTTCCACCCGCAAATTCTCCACTCCTCGTCCCGATACAG TTCAGCTCAATTACATTAAGGAATCTGAAGAGATGCGTCGTGCTATGGAACCATTGGAACTGATAAAAAGA GTGAGGGAAATTACTCAAGAAGCTTATGTGGAAGCAGAGATAGTCCAACCGAAAGATACAAAGCAGACCGCTGCAGAAGATCTATCCAAAAGGTTAAAGGACTCACGCTCCTTTAGTGATGCTGCCAGCCAAAAAG CCCTGGAGGAATGGCGTAAACGGAAGATGGAAAGAGCCCGACAGCGGCAACtggaaaaaaattga